The DNA window GTTATATAACTTTGCATTGTTCTTCATGCTGCATATTGTTAGGAAATCTGTGAGGGCATTGTTCTTTTTCTTGGTCGAGTTAAtgttgtgctttctttttttccccccaattttTACATAGCTTTAATTTCTAACCTCAGGGCAAGATCTTGTAAgcatctactttctttttttttattagttatgtgcacagcGTGTATACAACCATGTGGGTACCATCCGtagcctcatccctgtcctccctcctctgcagggCCCCTCTTTATTTGGGATTGTGGGTCCTTCATTTTGGTATTAcccattagttatgggtaagaggcaatgtctctgtgcataatgacccaatatgtggctctaacagactttctgccccctcttctgcaaatttccctgagacatgttgggtttgttttatgtctatttcagtgatgaggtctggggaacatttgtgtttctggatatctggtttggtaggagttgagagttctctgtatctatctccttaacccttgtgctggtaccaggttcagcaagacAGCAGCACccatgctcatttccccaattattcttggtttcagctgtggccctgttgaggtacaatgggctgattctctcctcaggatctgaaaaagagaagcaaattctccaatgaagagtgacgTCAGcagcagataaatgggataaccattattattttagagagtttaataggtataggtcctcttgtagcccatgattggtgggagctggaTAGTGGAGAGCAgcctcttttgggggggggggggtggaaggatataattctgacttgtttcccagcaccagctatgggttctgttccattgaccagATTGGGTCCattgagtggatccattagcccaAGCAAGAGCAGTTaattacccaccatggttgtatgtcagtcttatattgagatcttctatccatttggacttgatttttttgcaTGGCAAAATgtatggatctagtttcatttccctgcatatggttatagagtttgtccagcaccatttgttgaagatgctgggttttttttttttttccagcctacattttaAGCCATTTGTCAAATGTCAAGTCTCTCTAGTTAATTAACCCAAAGTacaggtccttgattctgttccattggtctataatcctgttttcatgccagtaccatcttatttttattactaaggctttgtaatatagctttagatcagatatgttGATGCCTCCAGAGTTGTTTCTTTAGCTGAGGATATGCCTGGAAAtcagaggccttctgccattccatataaattttgacttcatttttttctatctctgtgaagaaaaatgttcggAATTTTATTGGTATTCCATTAAATCTGTGTGTTGCCTTtgttaggattgccattttcacaatgttaattctgcctgaccaggagcatgtgaagtctttccattttctcaagtcctcctcaatttctttcttgaatgtttttatgttttcattgtataggtgtttcacatctttggttaatgttatttcaaggtattttattttttttctgttgctattgaaactggtacaatgtcacttatttctttctctgtggtttgtattttgcatatagaaaggctactgatttttgttaattgattttgtatcctgctttttgctaaaggagttaatcacctttaagagatTTTAGATGGAGGTTCTTAGTtatcttatgtatagaatcatatcatctgtgaatagggataactggacttcttcctttccaatttttatcccttttatctcATTCTCCcaccttattgcttgagctaaaactttccgtactatgttgaagagcagaggtgggggagtagacaaccctgtcttattcctgatctcaatgggaattccttaatTTTGtctgcattaagtattatttggactttaggagctttatatatatatatatagcctttattgtcttgagatataaaccatccatgatTATTCTATCCAATGCTTTGATCAttaagtgatattgtattttgtcaaaggccttttctgcatctatcaaatgaTCGTATGGTTTTTgtatttaatcttatttatgtgatgtattacattgacagatttctgtatgttgaaccacccctgcgttcctgggatgaagcctccttgatcaaagtggataatgcttttgatgtgctgtggaatttgatttgcaaggattttgttcaggatctttgcctctaagttcttcagagaaataggcctatagttttcttttcttgtgacatttcTGCCTGTtttgggtattagggtgatactagcttcatagaaggagttggggagctttccctgttttctGTGTGGCACAGgttgagaaaaactggtttcagttcttccttgaaggttttatagaattcaactgagaaaccatctggtcctggactcttttgggggggaagggttttgattaccttttccatTTTGatggttgtgataggtttgtttaggagattaatctgctctgagtttaactttggtaggtggtatgtgtacaGGAATTAATCCGTGTCCTCTATATTATCCACTTTTGTGGaatagaggattttttttaaataagtcctgatgattctctcaattttacccatgtctgttgtgatctctactttttcatttctaattttattaatgtgaagcatctcttttttgggggattgatcaaattggccaggggttaatcagtcttgtttattttttcaaagcatcagatctttgtttcatcaattttcttaattgatttcttagtttccaattcattaatttctgctatgattttaattatttctttccatctggagctttttgtgtTTGGTTCTTCTTGAATTTCCAGTGTCTTTAagtggatgattaggttattgacttgggatttctctgtctttgttatttatgaaggcatttagtgctatgaatttcctcctgaggaccgccttcattgtgtcccataagttttggtatgatgtgttctcattgtcaatCTTTCCTAGAAAttatgcaatttcattttttattttgtccattacccagttattgttttaaaatgtgttgttCAATTTCCTGGAggtgatgggattcttggtgcatTTTTGTGGTTAATTtatagcaatacagcattgtgatctgatatcatgcagaaaaTTATGCTGATCTTCCTAactatatggaggcaggctttatgacatGGTACATAATCTGTTTTAGGGAAGGTTTcctgggctgctaagaagaatgtgtagtctgtggatttggggtagaatgtagatgtccattagtttTTTACTTTCACCATTTAtcatgagggatatttttgctgggtagagtagtttggtttggaagccataggttgttagacTGTGTAGTGTTCctttctaggcccttctggctttcagggtttccattgagaagtttgaagtGATTTTGATatggttacctttatatgtaatgtgttctttctccctctatgcTTTTagtactttctctttggtattgatgattagagtcttaataataatatgtcttggagaatttctctgtTGGTTAAGTCTGTTTGGAGATTTCTTAACTTCTTGTGACtggatgggactttcttttgagagagtgtgaaagttttctttgataattttgttgaataagttcttcatgcctttggtctggatttcttccccttctggtatttccaTGATCCTAATGTTGGAATGTttcagggtatcccacaattccctcatgttctcttcacagaaatgtttgaatttattgaaacttttagactaacaaactgtttcttctgttttgtctttagGTTCTGAGTTTCAATCCTCCACATGGCTTATTCTATTCTTGatagcttctatagagttttaggtttgttcaatttggtttgtattttctactgcttttcacatcattttctgattttcttaaggcttctttgaattcatccttgcatttctttatgctttcatttagcttagccagctggttattgagttcctctttttttttttcactctccttcatatcattTCATTGTccttggaacccttcctggttcttattTATTAGTTCTAATCTagggaggacagcattcatatgattttcagccctttgttgtttttctgcaagttctgctattggtttggtcagggttgcataacTTGTATAATCATTTTTGGGTTCTgttcctattgtctcttctatgttctgATTGGTGACATCCAGTGTGGGTATTGGCAGtgttattggatttacttgcttttgtttttttcatgttattattatttttttgtgctcTGGTTTGCCCATCGTAGTGTAGGAGTCTTTTTGAATTTAGGAGAAGCTGTAGTCTAACCTTGCAGTGTCTTCTgtgattattcctttttattgcttccactaggcttctgatagCAATGGGGCCTGCGTTCCCAGAGGGAAGGAGCTCATGAAGCTCTGGTGGTGGCCCAGGGAACTGATGAAGGTGCTTTTTACTCCACAGTTTGGGGTATGAGACTATGTGGTCAGGTTGCCCAAGGACACAGGGGCTAGGGAAGAATGGGACAAAGTAGACTGGTGTTGGGGTTGGgctgaagagggaggaggaggggaatgtGTGGTGGCTCAGAGATGCTGAAGGGTGAAGGGATAGGACAGCAGACCCCTTGGGACCCTGTAGCAGGTTGTGGGTGGGACTGACTGGTCCTGTGACAGGGCAGGACAGGGATATGGTACTGCTGTGGATCAGGTGACATGTGGGGAGGCACAAGGTCCTTGGAGGTGGGATAGCCTAGGGATGGGGGCAACCCtagactgctggcctgggtcaaTGCATGGAGTGACAGTGGGgtgtggaggtccctggtggagGTGCGGGAGTCCTATCCTGCTGACCTAGGTCCGTGTAGGGAGATGGGGAGTGGCAGCGAGTGGGAAGGTGTTCAtgtgtggaggtcccctgggggaactCTGGCCCATTAGCCTGGGTCTGGGCACGGAGTTGCGAGATGGAGGTGTTATGGCTTTCGCACCTGGAGGTCCCTGGAGGAAtgatagcctgctggcctgggtctgtacACAGGGGTGGTGGGTGGCGGCAAGTGGGATTGAGTTTGTGCTTCTAGGCACCCTTGTTGAATGCTAGCCTGTTGGTCTGGGACTGAGTACCAGGGTGGGAGGCGGGGCTGAGTTGGAAGGCCTTCTCTGTGGAGGTCCCCTGGgtgaatgctagcctgctggcctgggtctgcgcATGAGGGTGAGGGATGTTGGTGAGTGGGACAGTATTCACGAGCTTGGAGGCACGAGTGGAACGATGCTCCCTGTTGTCCTGGGTCTGTGCACAGGGGTGGGGAGTGATAGTGTTCGTGAGTGGAGGTCCCCTgcgggaatgctagcctgctggcctgggtctgagcACGGATGTTGGGGGCAACAGGGAGTGGTTTGGGAGCTTGGAGTCATGAGTGGAGTTAGACTTGTCTGCTGACCTTAGTCCCCTTGCCTATGGTTAATGCGGGAAGAACCTGTGGCTGGCACGATGGGTAgaatggctgcttgaggggattggggcaGTGGTGGTCTAccagagagcatgggaatcagtggaaTCCCTGCTTTGATCCTTCACAGCCTCCCACTGGAGTTCTATTAGAGTATGCTCACCCCTAGAAGACCAATAAAACctaaatgtcttgcctttccttccctagaAGTGTGGAGTGGTTAGGCAGACGCCATCTTGACAGGAGGTCTCAAGGTGAAATTTGTGTTTTCTTATACTGCTACCTTTCTGGCTTACCTATTATAAAGCTACTATTTACTTCATGCTATCATTATGTATATTGTTGAGAAGATcctttgaaaatacataaatatgcagtgtgttaagatttttttaagtcttttatttacttatttgcaagtagagagagaagaaagacagacaaaataggcatgccagacaGAACATGGAGAAATTTGGCTGGAATACAGAATAGAGCCAGTCGCCAGACACTTAgtgcatctagtgctggaaatcactacatgagttactgggagaaagtggccaacaacagtgtgagcaagcagggttctaagatactcagaaacaaccagcttGACAAGATGTATACACCagggcaatggtggcacatagcctttttgggtaaccaatggctttctgttTGGTTAAGAAATCCATTTAGTGGAAGGGAACCCATGcttggaattgggaaccagatcggAATCCTATGGAgccaaagattatgctctccaatgtcaagctcccattagtctttggttaaaagaggggCTAAATCTATCCAACTCTCCCCACATTAATAATGCTTTTCcaacttaacctatgctgaccatactctccattggacaatctCTGTTTCTTTGGCAGAAGGTAGTCAGACCTTAGGAGTTTTACCTGTGCCTTGACTGAGGAATTGGCtagatgagcaagtgtgctgcttcatGGTGATCATGGCATGcagcactagggtgaaggaggcagacgGTGAGGCAACTcagcacataccaaagcagagatccagaagcttctAACAGCtaatcattgaagtagacttcaaatacattcaccaaggctcagggaactttgtggaagaggggatagaaagactgtaagagtcacaggttgggatacCGTGCCCAGAGGctctgcctccccccaataactgactactgctcccacaacaaaTAACCCCCAATcctatggggaataccaacaATCCTACTGAGGGTCCTCTGAagactgggggcagggaggagggaaaagatggtaccaacacatgaggtatctctacaaaatatgttattaataaaaagggggcactccggggcctctaaacactacaaacaaacttcagatgtatgtgccactttgtgcatctggctttatgtgggtactggggaatcaaaccctggtcattaggattTTCAAGTAAaaaccataaccactgagcatctctccaagcCATGCGTTAGATTTTaactcattatttttaattaatatctaTTGATAATTCTTGTTAAATGGTGAATTTGTTCTTCTCTGTTtgttataggaaaaaaaattactactTTTTGTATTTGTCATATTTTAATAGTATTGCTTCCATGGGTACTTGTGTGTAGATTATCTTGcgtttatataaaattttcataCAGACTATCTTTATAATAATCCATTTAATGGCATTTCTGGGTTAAAGTTTGATAAGTGAATGACTGTATACAATGTGCTATGATCAGGTAGCTATTATTTCCATTACCGTGTTAGTCCActttccattgctgtgacaaaataactatgattattttttttcatgtttggtGACAactgaaacttgctatgtagcccattctggtctcaaatttacagtcctcatacctctacctcctgagtgctgatattacatgtatgtaccaccattTCCAGCAGAGATCGCTTTCTAATGGGTGAAAGGTCTgtttttggctcatagttttggaATTCCCATTATAATTATTTGGTCCTACTAATTTGTAGCCAATCAGAATAATGATCATTTCTGTCTCCTtatcctttctctgcctttgaAAACTTGGTCTTCTCCCTTATAGGTGTTAGAATAGCTAGAAGTTAGATTGGAGTGCCAAGGCTGgtggtgtttttaaaatatttctttatttattgatgagagagaaagagacagacatagagaaagagagaatgggcatgccagggcctctagccttgcacaggaactccagacacatgtgcccctttgtgcatctggcttatgtgggtcttggggaattgaacctaggtccttatgcttctcaggcaaatgctgtaactgctaagccatttccccagtcctaaaGGCTAGTGTTTTGCAGCACAATGAAGTGACTATAATTCACAGTAGCCTACTATATATTTTATGGTTTCATGAATATTTAGCAGGATGTAGTGGAGATATTTAGGCAACCAGGGTGCATAATTTAAAGAAACACTACATATAAATGTTGTACAGGCACCTTCTTAAGAATAATATGCTGGGctgagggattgctcagtggttaaatgtgtttgcttgcaaagccttccagccaaAGTTTAATTTCCcaagtatacatgtaaagccagatggaccagAGATCCTGGTGAGCCTGtacacacaacaacaacagcaatgcatgcaaaataaataagaacatttttcaaaaggaatgatatgctatgtttgaaaataaatataaaggcaCTAATTCAACTATCCCATTTCTCAGTATATATCCAAAACAGTGAAAACAGCATATTAAAGAGATACCTGAATGCCCAGGTTTATTGTGGTGCTATGCACAACAGTAAACAGTGTGACCTGCCTAGGAAACTATTCAACAGAAGAAAAGGGAACAAATTGTGGTATATACTTATATACACAGTGGAGTGTTATTCAGCCATAAATAAGAATGGAACCCTATCATCTGCAACACCATTTATGAAACTGGAGTAAATTAAGTGAGATAAGCCAGATACCGAATGACAAGTCCTATCTTTCCTCTCCCTTGTGTGTAAGCTTGGAAAAATCAACTTGCGTATAGAAGAATGATTACTAGAGATTGAGAACGATAGGgtagaaaaaaatgtgattttatttcaatgtatactgtatgtatgtatggaaatATCACATTGAACATgattaatacataaaataaaatcaatcctTGCTAATACactataagaaataaaaagaggccACAAAAGGGATTGTGGGAGAAAGGCTTGTTCCTTTCCATCTGGCGGCAGCCATTAGATGTGAGCCGTCATGGATGCGTACAAGTACATCCAGGAGCTGTGGAGGAAGAAGCAGTCGGACGTGATGCGCTTCCTGCTGCGGGTCCGCTTCTGGCAGTACTGCCAGCTCTTGACGCTGCACCGGGTGCCGCGCCCCACGGCGAGCAGGCTGGGCTACAAGGCCAAGCAAGGTTATGTCATATACAGGATTCGTGTGCGCTGTGGTGGTCGCAAACGCCCAGTCCCTAAGGGTGCAACTTATGGCAAACCTGTACACCACGGTGTTAACCAGCTGAAGTTTGCCCGAAGTCTTCAGTCTGTCGCTGAGGAAAGAGCTGGACGCCACTGTGGAGCTCTGAGAGTCCTGAATTCTTACTGGGTTGGCGAGGATTCCACATACAAATTCTTTGAGGTTATCCTCATTGATCCATTCCATAAAGCTATCAGAAGAAATCCGGACACCCAGTGGATCACCAAGCCAGTccacaagcacagagagatgcGCGGGCTGACTTCTGCAGGCCGCAAGAGTCGTGGCCTTGGGAAGGGCCACAAGTTCCACCACACCATCGGTGGTTCTCGCCGTGCAGCTTGGAGAAGGCGCAATACCCTCCAGCTCCACCGCTACCGCTAATAGAGGGATGTTTGTAAAATCCACACCTAATAAACAATTTaggacagtttaaaaaaaaaaagaaataaaaagaatgatatgCATAGGGCTTTTCCTTGTTTCTGCTTCTACTTTCATCCATCACCATCTGCTAGTTCTGGTATTGTCTCCACTCAGCCATAAAGGACCTTGTTCCAGAATTACATCTTATGGGATCATTTTGAAGTTCCTTGTGTGATAATATTGAGgctatgaaatatattttcacttaaaaatggaCAACATGGTTTCTCCCTAAGTCATGATGTTGTTCCTCTGTCTTGATACTTCTGTATACTCATATTGTGTAGGTGCTATGGTCTCCGATGATATTGTGTAACCGTGCATGAGTGAAGGTGAACTATTTTACCCTTTTTTTCTTAGTTCTTGATTCTAAGCACTGAGTTCATTCTGATCCCTCTTCACATATGGAACAATTAGTCGCTTTATCCCAAAGGACATAAATCATTGGTCACCATTGCCTATTATTAGTCAGGAGTTTAGTAATGCTTCCCCTACACATGCTTGGGTTTTCCTCTTTTGTATCTGGTCTGGTTAAATGCTTGGCTTCCCCACAAGACCAAAGGAATCATTTTGTTTAATCTTTTCCATCAACACTGCAGTCTACCATGTAGAAATAATCAAACTATGTGTCACCTCAAAGTTTATGTTATTGGTATTGTTTTCTCATTCAGAGATACATCATACATAATTGATGCATTATGTTAATCATGATTTTAAAACCTCCTAAAGCAAAAcatatgctatttattttatttgggtatTTTAGATGTAACCAATAATATATTCCAGTGTTAAACACAAGCTCTATATTTCAAATAAGAATAACTAGAGAATTAAATGCAAACAATATAGATGAGCTCCATAAGCAACCTTGATTACCATTGTGAAGTGAAGAAGTAATGTGAATTAATCCTTCTAGATATTACCTCTTAGCTATTTAGCTTCTGTAATAAATACCAAAGAGGGaggaattaataatttttatgtctgtatgtgaattttattttttacttcacttgatcttagccaaaagtaCAAGAAACCatgaattttatttgaaaatgtgaTAATGAGCTTGCTTTCACAAGAGAAGATAATTGTTCATTTATCCAGTCTCTAGTCAGCTATACTATAAAATTAAGTATGTGGGATATACAGTATATTTAATGATCAACTAAAAACCTTGTTTGAAGACTAGTGTTTGGCATTTTAAGCAACCAGGATTTTTGTTGTGGATTGAATATTGAAATCAAAAACCTGTTCAATGTTTTGAAATCCTAAATTCATTCTCTCCTGGGCCTGATTTATATATCAAGTAGCTGACATGAATTTGTGGTTGAAATGTGCAGCTTTAGCTACTATGAC is part of the Jaculus jaculus isolate mJacJac1 chromosome X, mJacJac1.mat.Y.cur, whole genome shotgun sequence genome and encodes:
- the LOC101609152 gene encoding 60S ribosomal protein L15-like translates to MDAYKYIQELWRKKQSDVMRFLLRVRFWQYCQLLTLHRVPRPTASRLGYKAKQGYVIYRIRVRCGGRKRPVPKGATYGKPVHHGVNQLKFARSLQSVAEERAGRHCGALRVLNSYWVGEDSTYKFFEVILIDPFHKAIRRNPDTQWITKPVHKHREMRGLTSAGRKSRGLGKGHKFHHTIGGSRRAAWRRRNTLQLHRYR